From the genome of Acidaminococcus sp.:
TCACCGGGGACACATGCGACATAACGCCTACCATCAGCCCGGCCTGTACAACAATCAGGTAGAACAAGGAGCAGATATAGAGTGCCGCAATCGTCTTAAGATACGGAATCAAGATTGCCGTTCCGTTCTTCCCTACGACCGTCGCCATAAGGCCAAGGACACCATAGGGCGTGAATTCGAGCACGATGTTAGTAATTTCCTTCATCGCTTCCTGACCGCTGCGGCAGAACTCAAGAACAGCCTTTCCTTTATCGCCTATCTTGAGAAGTGCAAATCCCAGGAAGAGGGAGAAGAAAATGATCTGCAGCAAGTTCATCTTTGCCAGCGATTCAAAGACGTTCTTCGGAATAATATTGAGCAGCGTATTAATGAACGATACATTCTCCACGGTCTTAGGTTTGGCTGCGGTAGAAATATCGACAAGAGAAACGCCGGACCCGATATTCATGACGTTCGAAACAACAAGACCCAGCACGATAGCAACGGCGGTACTTACCAGAAAGATAATGACTGTCTTGACGCCGATTCGTCCCAATCTCTTTCCGTCACCTACATCGGCCGCTGCACAGACGAGCAGCGTAAAGACGAGGGGTGCCACAACCATCGTAAGAAGTTTCGTCAAGATAGTTCCAAGAGGTGCAAGCACTGCTGCTTCAGGGCCCATGACCAGCCCCAGCAAAATACCCACAACAAAGCCTATCATAATGCGGGTAAACAGGCTCAGGCGATTCCAAGGTTTAAAGAAGAATCCCATGATTTTCGCTTCCTTTCCTCACACAAAACGGCAGATATGATCTACTGCAATGTCAGAGAATCCATAAATCTCCGCTTTTGTCATTTTCCCATTGCAGACATCTTTCATTTCTTCAAGCAGCTCTTTCCCACATTCCTTAAAGGTTTTCGTACCTTTGATAATGGGGCTCAAGTCAAAGTCCATATTGTCTTCCATCCGGCGATACGTATTTTCATTGGCAGTCACCTTATAGACAGGAGCAATGGCGTTGCCTGTCGGGGTTCCCCGCCCCGTCGTAAAGATAACAGCGCTGCATCCGGCAGCCACCATGGAAGTGACGGAAGAAATATCATACCCTGCCGTATCCATGACGATAGCCCCCGTCTTGGACGGTTTTACGGCCTGGTCCAGTACCTCCACAATAGGACGTGTTCCGCCCTTCCGGATACAGCCGAGACTTTTCTCATCGATTGTAGAAAGGCCGCCGGCCTTATTGCCGGGTGTCGGCTGGCCTGCGCGGCAGTCCTGTCCGGCCAGTTTCAGATGCTCTTCGTACCGTTCGCAAATGCGGATGATGGCGTTGTGAAGAGCCGGGGAAGCGGCGCGCTTGGCGAGTACGTGTTCGCCCCCGATCCATTCAATGGATTCACTCATAATCGTGGAAGCACCTAAATCGACGAGCAGGTCACTCAGTTCACCTACGGCCGGGTTACTGGCAATGCCGGACGTCGCATCCGATCCGCCGCACTCGATGCCAAGGAGAAGATTGGAGATATCCACCAGTTCACGCTGCTGCAGCGAAGCGTCCATTACCATTTTCCGAGCGGCACGGATGGCTTTTTCAGCAGTTTTAACGGTTCCGCCTTCTTCCTGAATTCCATAGGAAACTACCGGTTTACTGGTCATCTTCTTGATTTTGTCCCGCAGCGCGGCATGACCTACGGTCTCACAGCCCAGCCCGATGATGACCACGCCATAGACATTCGGATTCGTCGCAAATCCCGTCAGGATTCTCTGCGACATCTCCGTATTGGCAGCCACATCAGAGCAGCCCGTATTGAATATGATATTTTTGGTTCCCTTTACCTGGCTCGAAACCACCCGGCACGTCTCACTGGCACAGGCACAAGTCGGCAGAATCAGAACATGATTTCTGATTCCCGCTCTTCCTTCCGGTCTCTTATAGCCCCAAATCTGCATGATTCCTTCCTCCTTATTCCTTGACCAGTTCACTTTCGTAATCACGGGGCACGCTGTAAATATTTTTATCGGAAACCCAGTGCCCCGCCTCAATCGGACATGTCGTCCTTCCAATCATTTCGCCGTACTTCAGGACAACATCGCCTTTTTCCAAATTGCAAAGTGCAATCTTATGGCAAAAAGGAATAGCCTCCTCCGCTGTTATGGATTTCAAGGTATCCCCATCCATATAGCTGACAAGTTCGCCCGCAGCAACAGCAGCTACGCAGGTAACGACGTTATCTTTGGCATCCATCAGCAATGCGTTGATCATTTTGTATCGCGCTCCTATTTGAATTTTCTGTATGTTCATCATATAATAGGGCTACAGTAAAAACAATTTATGTTTATTAAAAGCTTATTAAATATTTTTTAATTAGGAAGGAACAGTTATGCAGGCAGATGACAAATATATCCTTGAAATTTATCGAAAGGGAACATTGTCGGCAGCAGCGGATGCGCTCTACATGACCTCTCCTGCCCTTTGCATTTCTCTTCATAAAATAGAAAAAAGACTGGGCGTTCCCCTGTTCACCCGGACGCCCCATAAAATGATTCCTACAGAAGCCGGCAAAGAATATATCGGCATGTTAGAGGACATTGAGATGAGGGAACGCAATTTTACCCGTTATCTGGAGGACGTCAAACACCTGGAAACAGGAGAACTGATCATTGGCGGGACCCATTATATCAATGCCTATATTCTTCCTGATGTCCTTACCCGGTACAGTCAGCAGTATCCTCACATCCGTATTACCATCTATGAGAAAAGTGCCAAGCATCTGGAAGAAGATCTTTTAAAGCAAAAGATTGACGTGACACTGAGCTGTGATGAAAAAATCGTCCATACTATCAAAAGTTCTCCTGCTTTTACTGACCATATCCTGATAGGAGTCCCGCAGGAACATCCCATCAACAATGAGCTGCATCCGTTTGCCCTGTCCGCCGGTGATATCGCTGCTGGACGCCATATGGAAGACGACTGCCCCAGCCTTCCGATTTCCCGATTTAAGGATCTTGAATTTATCATGCTTTCCGAAGGGAATAACCTCCATGACCGTGCCTACGAATTGTTTCATCAGGCCGAACTGAATCCGAAAGTAAAACTTGAGATTTCCCAGATGATTACAGCTTTACATTTGGCAGAGCATGGATTTGCTGCCACCTTCATCAGCGACCGAAGCATCTCTCCCCATTGTCCCCTCCGCTTTTATAAAATCGACTCTGACATCGCAGTTCGTCAATTTTACCTGATTACAGGAACCAAACCGTATCTTCCCTTTGCTCTGCGGCGCTTTATGGACTTTTTCCCGCTCTCATCGAAAATGAGCTGATACTTGCTAAAAGATAAATAAGGAAATCAAGACGAACTTATCTTGCTGAGTCTCAAGCCACAATTTTCCTTTTCGCTGTTCGGTCGCTGGCCGCGAGCCGCCCGTGGAAGAAAAATTGTCAGGGCATTTTTCTACGAACTTATAAAAATAAAACCTAAGATTTAGGTTAAGTGCTAAATCTTAGGTTTTTATTATTTTATTTGAATCAAAAGTCTTACCACACTGCTGCAAACGAGGCTAAATGCTATAAGCCAAAGGCGCTTTTTTATTTTTTCGCAGTCCCTTTCGCTGTCCGTTGAAGCAGATATCCTTGTGCGCACTTTATTTTGCATACAGCCCGTCCCAAACGATACGGCGGTAATTTTCTCTATCCGTATCCCCTTCCGTATTAAAGAAGAGAATCTTGGAATTCTCGTCGAGCTCCAGTGCTTCCTTAAATTCCTTGAGTTCGGGATTCCTCAAAATTTCGCTCACGGCGCCAAAGGCAGCCGCACCGCTTTCACCGGAAATAATTTTCTGATCGTGTCCCATAGGATTACCCAAAATTCTCATTCCCTGGGCCGCCGCATAGTCCGGACAGGAGATGAAGAAATCTGCATAATCCGAAAGCACCTGCCACCCGATACTGCACGGCTCACCGCAGGCAAGACCAGCCATGATGGTGCGCATATGCCCCTTTACCGAATGGAGCTTTCCATCATTTGCCTTTGCGGTACGATAGAGGCAGTCGGCCTGATCAGGCTCCACAATGCCGATGATCGGTTTTTCGTCACCATAAATGGAGGAAAACAGCCCCGTAATGGCACCTGCCAAAGATCCAACACCAGCCTGGATGAAGATATGGGTCGGTTTTTCAGGCAGCTGCTCATACGCTTCAATTCCCATCGTTCCGTATCCCTGCATAATCCAGCGGGGAATTTCTTCATATCCTTCCCAAGCTGTATCCTGAACCATGACCCAGCCATTTTCTTTCGCCTTGCGGTTTGCCAGACGAACGGCATCGTCGTAATTCATGTCTGTAATCGTGGCATCTGCCCCTTCCGCACGAATATTCATGAGGCGTTCCTGTTTAGATCCTTCCGGCATATAGACTACAGCATGCTGATGCAGCTGCCGGGCCGTCCATGCCACGCCTCGTCCGTGATTGCCGTCTGTTGCGGTCACAAAGGTGATATCACCCAGCAGTTTGCGGGTTTCATCGCTCGTCAGTCTGGCATAAGTCGCGTCCTTTATATCGATGCCGAGCCGGTCGGCCAGGTAATGCCCCATTGCATAGCTGCCGCCCAGAACTTTAAAAGCGTTGAGGCCAAAGCGATAGGACTCATCCTTCACATACATGGACGAAATACCCAGTGCACGGGCCGTATCTTTTAAAGAAACAAGCGGCGTTTCCTTGTAAACGGGGAAGGTTCGATGGTATCTGAGGACCTTCTCTTCCACATCTTTGCTGAGAAAATCCAAACTGCATTTTTGGCCTTCATGATTCCTGTGAACCATGTGGAAATCTCTTTTCATAAGTTCATCTCCTCCCATATTTTTCGATACGTCTGGCATACAAAAGCCATGCCAATTTTTATAAATCCATTATTTTTTATCCGACTTCGGATTCTGGAACTTGCTTAAGACAATAAATCTTCCGAATGCTCCCACGTACTTTGTTATATGCTATTTCATTTTTACAAAAATTGCAAAGAGGGAAAACAGCGCCTGCAAACGCCTCATTTTTCTACTTCATTACAAATCTTTTCCTATTTTCCAAATACTCTTTCCGTTGTCAGCAAATAAGAAGCCCTTGCAAAATCCTAGTTAATTCATATGTTATCTGGATAATTAGCAAAATTTATCTTATTTTTACAATTTTCCTCCATTTTTCTCAAATTTACATACTTTTTCTCTTATGCGTGATATAATTTAATCATCATACTAGGGGAGATGGTTAATGATGTCAATAGCCGCAGCTGATTTCCAAAACTATATACAGATCTTAGAAGAAGAACTGATACCTGCTATGGGATGCACTGAACCAATCGCAATCGCCTACGCTGCCGCAAAAGCAAAATCCTACTTGCCAGAAGACGTACAATCTTATGTAGTACGATGTTCAGGCAACATCATCAAGAATGTGAAGGGGGTCACTGTCCCGAATTCCGGTGGGCAAAAAGGGATTCCCGCTGCCGCTGCACTAGGGATTGTCGGCGGTAATCCGGACAGCGTTCTTGAAGTCATTGCCAGGGTAACTGACGCTGACAAAGAAGCGTGTAAAGAGTTAGTTGCAAAAAATGTCTGTGATGTCGAACTTGTGGAAGGGGTCCCCGGGCTTTACATCGACGTGATGCTTAAAGGAAAGGCCCATTCTTCGGAGGTCATTTTATCCGGAACCCATACGAATATTGCCCTGATCAAACAAGATGGGAAAACTCTCTTTGATCAGAAAAACGACGTGTCTGAATCCGGTCAAAAAGGAGACCGTACCAAGATGTCGCTGCACGGCCTCCTGGAGTTTGCCAATACAGTGCCTATCGAAAAAGTCAAAGCCATTCTCGACAAACAGATTGAAATGAATACCGCTATTTCCAACGAAGGTCTGACCCACCCCTGGGGTGCTGAGGTCGGCCGGACAATCAAAGAAATCTATGGAGATACTGTGGAGGCGAGGGCCGTTGCTGCGGCCGCCGCCGGGTCTGACGCGCGCATGAGCGGATGCCCGAAACCGGTTGTCATCAATTCCGGTTCAGGCAACCAGGGCATTACCGTTTCGATGCCGGTTGTAGTGTATGCGAAAGAATGGAAGGCCAGCGCCGAAAAGAGATACCGTGCGCTTCTTGTCAGCAACCTGGTTTCCATCTATATCAAGCATTACATCGGTCCGCTGTCCGCTTTCTGCGGTGCTGTAAGTGCCTCCTGCGGATCCGGGGCCGCCATTACATACCTGGCTGACGGTGATGAAGCAGCTATCGGCAGGACGATTACCAATATGCTGGCTAACGTCAGCGGCATTGTCTGCGATGGTGCAAAACCGAGCTGTGCCGCAAAGATTGCTTCCAGTCTCCAGGCCGCTATCCTCGCCCATAAAATGGCGATGAAAGGCAATGCTTTTAAGGGCGGCGAAGGCCTCGTGGAAGAAAATGTGGAAGATACAATCAAGAACATCGGTTATCTGGGGAAAATCGGCATGAAGGAAACGGATATTGCCGTACTTAACACGATGATCCACAAGATCGACGTTTCTAAAGCTTTGTAAAAATGGGGAGAGAATTGAATATGGAAAAGAAGAAAAAGACGGGTTCAATCAATGCGTTTGTCATTGTTGCAGGCGTCATTTTTGCCTGCTGGGTACTGTCCTTCTTCATTGCACCGGGCGCCTTTGAAAGACAGGTCATGAACGGACGTACTGTAGTCATTGCAAATTCATTCCATCCGGTACCTAAGGTTTATCTCGGGCCGCAGGCGCTGTTCCAGGCGATTCCTAACGGCCTGGTGTCCAGTGCCAGCATGATGTTTCTCGTCATGCTGGTGGCAGGCTGCATCGAAGTCTATAAAAGAACCGGTACCCTGGATAAGGCCATGGCCGGTGTCCTTGCAAAGTCTGACACGCTGGGCTCCGAAAAGATTCTTGTTGCCATTATGATCATTTTCGGATGCCTTGGTGGTTTTCTGGGATGGAACGAACAGATTGTGCCGTTTATCCCGATTGTCATTTCCCTCTGTATTGCCCTGGGATATGATTTGATGACAGGTCTAGCCTGCTCTGCCATGATCGACATGATCAGCTTCTCCTTCTCACCTACGAGCGTGTATACGGTCGGCATCTCGGACGAAATCGCAGAACTGCCGATGTTCTCCGGATTCCTGTTCCGCTTTATCCTGCTGGTCATTGCAAACATCATTATGTACATCTATGTACTGAGATACGCGAGATCCGTAAAAAACGGGAAGCGCGAATCACTCACGGCTGACCTTGATGACAGCAAATTCCATGTGGACTACAGTGAAGCCCTGAGCAATCCGATGAATGG
Proteins encoded in this window:
- a CDS encoding L-serine ammonia-lyase, iron-sulfur-dependent, subunit alpha, which translates into the protein MMSIAAADFQNYIQILEEELIPAMGCTEPIAIAYAAAKAKSYLPEDVQSYVVRCSGNIIKNVKGVTVPNSGGQKGIPAAAALGIVGGNPDSVLEVIARVTDADKEACKELVAKNVCDVELVEGVPGLYIDVMLKGKAHSSEVILSGTHTNIALIKQDGKTLFDQKNDVSESGQKGDRTKMSLHGLLEFANTVPIEKVKAILDKQIEMNTAISNEGLTHPWGAEVGRTIKEIYGDTVEARAVAAAAAGSDARMSGCPKPVVINSGSGNQGITVSMPVVVYAKEWKASAEKRYRALLVSNLVSIYIKHYIGPLSAFCGAVSASCGSGAAITYLADGDEAAIGRTITNMLANVSGIVCDGAKPSCAAKIASSLQAAILAHKMAMKGNAFKGGEGLVEENVEDTIKNIGYLGKIGMKETDIAVLNTMIHKIDVSKAL
- a CDS encoding dicarboxylate/amino acid:cation symporter; protein product: MGFFFKPWNRLSLFTRIMIGFVVGILLGLVMGPEAAVLAPLGTILTKLLTMVVAPLVFTLLVCAAADVGDGKRLGRIGVKTVIIFLVSTAVAIVLGLVVSNVMNIGSGVSLVDISTAAKPKTVENVSFINTLLNIIPKNVFESLAKMNLLQIIFFSLFLGFALLKIGDKGKAVLEFCRSGQEAMKEITNIVLEFTPYGVLGLMATVVGKNGTAILIPYLKTIAALYICSLFYLIVVQAGLMVGVMSHVSPVKFLKTMKEAMTFVFATCSSVATIPLNLEGVKRLGVDEETANFVIPFGAVMNMNGTAIYEAVAVVFTAQIFGVDLTFTQQIMIMLSGTLASIGTAGIPGSGLVMLTIVLSSVNLPMEAIGLLAGIDRILNMGRVVPNIMGDAATAVMVSKSEGTFREN
- a CDS encoding UxaA family hydrolase → MINALLMDAKDNVVTCVAAVAAGELVSYMDGDTLKSITAEEAIPFCHKIALCNLEKGDVVLKYGEMIGRTTCPIEAGHWVSDKNIYSVPRDYESELVKE
- a CDS encoding UxaA family hydrolase, producing the protein MQIWGYKRPEGRAGIRNHVLILPTCACASETCRVVSSQVKGTKNIIFNTGCSDVAANTEMSQRILTGFATNPNVYGVVIIGLGCETVGHAALRDKIKKMTSKPVVSYGIQEEGGTVKTAEKAIRAARKMVMDASLQQRELVDISNLLLGIECGGSDATSGIASNPAVGELSDLLVDLGASTIMSESIEWIGGEHVLAKRAASPALHNAIIRICERYEEHLKLAGQDCRAGQPTPGNKAGGLSTIDEKSLGCIRKGGTRPIVEVLDQAVKPSKTGAIVMDTAGYDISSVTSMVAAGCSAVIFTTGRGTPTGNAIAPVYKVTANENTYRRMEDNMDFDLSPIIKGTKTFKECGKELLEEMKDVCNGKMTKAEIYGFSDIAVDHICRFV
- a CDS encoding LysR family transcriptional regulator: MQADDKYILEIYRKGTLSAAADALYMTSPALCISLHKIEKRLGVPLFTRTPHKMIPTEAGKEYIGMLEDIEMRERNFTRYLEDVKHLETGELIIGGTHYINAYILPDVLTRYSQQYPHIRITIYEKSAKHLEEDLLKQKIDVTLSCDEKIVHTIKSSPAFTDHILIGVPQEHPINNELHPFALSAGDIAAGRHMEDDCPSLPISRFKDLEFIMLSEGNNLHDRAYELFHQAELNPKVKLEISQMITALHLAEHGFAATFISDRSISPHCPLRFYKIDSDIAVRQFYLITGTKPYLPFALRRFMDFFPLSSKMS
- the dpaL gene encoding diaminopropionate ammonia-lyase: MKRDFHMVHRNHEGQKCSLDFLSKDVEEKVLRYHRTFPVYKETPLVSLKDTARALGISSMYVKDESYRFGLNAFKVLGGSYAMGHYLADRLGIDIKDATYARLTSDETRKLLGDITFVTATDGNHGRGVAWTARQLHQHAVVYMPEGSKQERLMNIRAEGADATITDMNYDDAVRLANRKAKENGWVMVQDTAWEGYEEIPRWIMQGYGTMGIEAYEQLPEKPTHIFIQAGVGSLAGAITGLFSSIYGDEKPIIGIVEPDQADCLYRTAKANDGKLHSVKGHMRTIMAGLACGEPCSIGWQVLSDYADFFISCPDYAAAQGMRILGNPMGHDQKIISGESGAAAFGAVSEILRNPELKEFKEALELDENSKILFFNTEGDTDRENYRRIVWDGLYAK